Below is a genomic region from Brassica oleracea var. oleracea cultivar TO1000 chromosome C9, BOL, whole genome shotgun sequence.
CCAACACTCAGAGATCAGAACTTCAAAATCTGGATGATCATTTAGCATTGTGAAGAACTTGAAAGGCCTTTTTAGCTGTTGTTTCCCCGAGTCAAGGAAGATGCAACACGGGCTGTGGTCTGAGATACCGGGTTCACCAAAGACACCAAGAGCATTTGGAAACAGCTCTAGCCACTTGTCATTTATCATAATTCTGTCGAGCTCTTGGAGATAATACCAGAACCCTGGCTATTAGACCAAGTGAAAGGCGGACCACAAAACTGAAGATCGTGCAAGCCAGCATCAATAACACATTGAGAGAACTCACGGATTCCACGGTTGGATGAGAACTGGTCAGCATTGGAGGGCTTCAGAAGCAAATAGAGTTTGATTAAAATCTCCAGGGCCGATCTGTAAGATGTGGGGACGAGGCTAAGAAGATCAAGTCTGACCAAAGCTGAGTTCTGGTCCGTCTATGATTTGATCCATAAACAAGCGTAACCACAAAAGGAAGCTTAACCAGACAGAAAATTGACTGGAGAGACTTGTGGAAAACAGAAACAGAGACTGAAGGATGCCAAAGAAGCCAGATCCTTCCTAATTCCGAAAACTCATAATTACAGTCATAACGCCACCCAGGGAAGGTACCATTTATGATCTTTGGAGCCTTCACCGAACTGACATGGGTCTCTACCAGACCCCCAAAAATAGCCTTATGCAACTTTAACCATTTCCTAAAACCGCGACGCTTTATTTTACAGTTGAAACCTCTAATGTTCCAACAAAAAAACTCCATATGGGAAAAAACTTAGAGGTTTGAAGGGCCTCTAGCCCTCTCTTTACCCTTGCCTTTTAGCTGTTTCTGAATCCTTCTCGATACCACGGTAATGTATTTGTCGCCTTCATCAGTCGGGTTGTCATCATCATCTGATGGCAGCTCTGAATCTGATGTGAACTCTTCTTCAGAAAGGTGAGGAGAACCCCCTGGAGAGCCTAGAAAAACATTGCTAAGATCAATACACAAACTGCCTTCCTTCAAGCCAGTAGAGGAGGCTTTGGGGAGACTGCGAGATGAACCAATTGGCAGTGGAACCAATGGAGAGCGAGGCTCCGAGGAAGAGGCATTGTGCATGTTTGACTTGAATTCTGCAAATACCTGCTTTTTAGTTACTTGTTTCGAGGTTGTAGCAATTTCTTTCCCATTGAGAGAGGGCAGAGAGCGAGCATCACCAACAAGTGGAAGCTTGCTCTGGATTGGAGCCTTATCTTTCGGGGGCTTGTCTTTTGAAGCCTTATCTTTTGGAGATTTATTTTTCGGAGCACCAGTGTTAGAACGCGGGCAATCCTTTGTCTTGTGCTTCGCAGAGCGACAAGTAATGCAGGTTCTAGGGGCCAGAGAGTAGCGAGAGATAGTATGACCAACTTTGAAGCAATGACCACAAACAGCAGGGAGCCATGGACAAGTAACTCTGATTCTTCTAACATCACCAGATTCAAAACTTGCGTTTACAGCCTCAGGAAGCGGTCTTCGGGGATCAATGACAGTGTAAACTCTCGCCACTTCAATATTGGTTAAGTTTAAGGTTGAGTGATGAAGGTAAAGTGGCTTCCCAACCAGGCCCGCGATCTCCTTTAGTGCGTCTTCGTTGAAAAACTGCAGGGGAACATCCAAGAAGTCGAGCCAAACTGGGATAGCTGATAGCTCAGGCTTCTCCTGGTTCGTACCTGGTGACCATTTGGCTACGAACATGGTCTGACCATCTATCTGCCAAAGGCATTGGCTAAGAATTCGGCGACGAGAAAGAGGGCAAGGGACCCTGAACAGGAAAGCGTTTCCCTCCATTTTTGACACTGAGATATCACGCCTCTGCTTAGACCAAATACCGTTTACGATGGCTTGAATCGCTCCACGGGCCGGGGCCTCTTCGTAAAACTGTCCAACAATAAAACTATCCCAAGCTTTCCTGTTTTTTCCAATGACGGAGTTGGGAATAGTTACACAAGCCTCACCAGATTCCAGAGTATAGGGAGTTCCTACAGGCTCCAGATTCCTAGCATTTGGTTTGATATAGCCTTTCCAGAATTCAGATGCATCTGCAACTTTGTCCTGTTTCTGATTTCCGGTGGTTTCAGAAAGGTTCCCAATTGCCAGCGGAGGAGGTGGTGTGTTTTCGTCAGCAGTTGACGAGGCGGAGACTTGCGCAGGTACAATCTGATTTGTAGCTGCAATTTGGGGGTTAGGGTTTGCTGAATCCACAGGCGCAGAGGAAACATCTGATTCTGTAGAAATCTGAAGATCGACTGTAACAGTATTAGCTGGAGAGGAGGAAACTCCAGGTAATTTGTTTGTTCTTGGGGAAGACTGTGAGATTGCGGCTAGATCCGTAGAGCTAGAAGATTGTGAAGGAGATGAAGAAGCGGTGGAACCAGTGGGGTTATCACCAGGAGAGATATGTGTGGGTTTCTTTTTCTTTGCCATGATCGGCGGTAGGGGCCGACGCCGAGATCGGCGCCGGTGAAGGTCGATGGAGTGGGAACGCGTTTTGTCGGTGGATAGAGAAGAGAAAAAAAAAAAAAAAAAAAAAAAAAAAAAAAAAAAAAAAAAAAAAAAAAAGCCGACCTTTACAATAATATTTGTGAAAATACTTGTCCTTCAGATTGAACGGAAGTAGCTTTAGATGTGGAATTGTGGACCTTGTGGTTATAATGGATTAAGAGAGAATTGAGAAAGCTTTGTGTTATTTCATTACTAACAATAACGTAAAAACAGTCATGAACTCCTCACGCGTTTACGCAATATGAATCCTCCCACTACAGTTCAAAATCTCAAATCATGGAAACTAACTCGTTTTTTTTTTCTGACAAAGAAAAGAAGAACAAACTCATTTTATACATTTAATCGTATGATGTGAAAATATGCTTTTAACATATTGTAAGAATGTCGCATTTTATTTTATAAAGTCATTAGATATAATAAAAATGAAATTGGCACAAGAGTGGCAAGACATACCACATAGAGCCATGCTCAGTCTGACAAGGACAAAAACAGAAGTTGACTCTTCTTGCATTTTTATTTTTTCCTCTTTTTCACATTATCATAATTGAATTATTGATAGATTTTTCTAAGTTTGTAGATTTTTTCCAGTCAGTATTCACATTTCTCTTCTCTCTATATAAACCACAGTAAGTTTATATCTCTCTTACAACTCCAAGAGCCTCGGAGCTACAAAACCCAAACCAAAGAGTTCGTCGGGAGAAAAAAAAACATGCCGACGAACAAGACACCGTCCCTCACCATATATTCCCTCTTCCTTGGTTTACTTTGGTTCGATTATTTTCCCGGTTTAGAAGCAGCAACCGGAAAACTAGGTTCGGTTCCGGGAGTATACGTGTTTGGAGATTCGTTGGTTGATGCCGGAAACAATAACTACTTAGCATTTTCCGTTTCCAAAGCCAATTATCCACATAACGGCGTTGATTTTCCTGGCAAGAGACCCACCGGAAGATTCAGTAACGGCAAAAACGCCGCCGATGCTATCGGTGAGTGTGTTTTTTTCATTTTTTCTGTGTCATTTTGTTGTTTGCATATGAAATGAAATTAGTAATTTATTGTTTGCATATGAAATGATATTATTACTATTTGGCCTGGTCAAAAGCTCGCTACGCGTTATCTATGCAGTGAGCATCTACCAAATTATCCGAAAGATATAAATCATAGCGTTTTCATACATTTTCTGAATCGTAGCTATTAATACATTTATATTAAAAATGTGGAGTACAATTATTAGTGCATTTTGGTCTAGTAATTGTTATACTTTCTCAGTGTGGTTGGAAAAACCAGGGATCTGTAGAAGATAGCTTTTATTATTTTTTCGGAAAATATCAGATTTCGTTCTTAAAAATTAAAACTTAACAAATCACTGTTTCGTATAATGCAACCGAATCACTCCGGATCGTTATGCTCACTCCGCGCTTTCTCGGCTGTCGAATCATACAGGTGGACGTGTTTTAGAACAGGGATGCTTGGCATGTTTATGTTGTGTTAGGCTACGATTGGATTGATTTAGGTACCGTAAAGTGATGGCCATTGTGCTTAGATATATCATATATTCACTTATAATCATAAAATGAATGGTTAAAAGTTGAAAGAAAAACTAAAATAAAATAAACAGAAACGAAAAGTTGCATGTAATTCTAATGACCAGTTATCAATATATTTCGAAATTGTTGCAACGCTACGATAGAGTATAACTTTTTGGGAATTCATTTTAACTTTTCCATGTTGATTCATAATTAGCTGAGAAATTTGGTTTACCGCTACCACCGCCGTATCTCTCGCTAAGAGGCCTATTTAAAGAGAAAAGGAGAAAATCTGCCGCCGTAACCGGTGTGAATTTTGCTTCAGGTGGAGCGGGTATCTTCAACAGCTCCGACCAAAAGCTTGTAAGTTATTTATATAGATAAATATTCCATTCTATGATATATACTAAACTTTTTTAAAAATTCTGGAAAAGAGTGAAAAGGAGTATTGGTTCAATAGCCGGCATTATTTTAACTAATTCAGGGACAAGCTATTCCTTTATCACACCAAGTAAACCATTGGCTCTCTATTCATCGTCAACTGACGAATCAGCTTGGACCAGCCGAAACACAAATACATCTATCCAAATCTCTATTCACTGTGGTCATAGGTAGTAACGATCTTTTTGACTATTTTGGATCGTTTAAACTTCGAAGAAAAAACAATCCTCAACAGTATACACAATTAATGGCTGATAAACTCAAAGAGCAATTGAAGGTAAACCACACACCTTTGAACACCTAAGTACATGTGGTTAAATATATAAAAATTCCCAGAAATATTGATTGGATTTACTAATTAAAAAATTATGTTATTAATATAGAGGATTCACGATACTGGAGCACGGAGATTTCTAGTAGTCGGAGTTGCACAAATTGGTTGCACACCGGGGAAAAGAGAGAAAAACTCGGCAATCCATGAATGCGACGAAGAGGCAAACACGTGGTGCTCCTTGTACAACGAAGCTTTAGTAAAGATGTTGCAACAACTCAAACAAGAGTTGCAAAGCTCAATAACTTACTCTTACTTTGACAACTTCAAGTCCTTACATGACATTATCTCCAACCCTGCCCGTTACGGTACGTCAAAACAAATTGTTATCACCTCTAATGAAAACTTGGACGAATTCATACCACGATCATGAGACTGAAAACCAAATCAGACCGTTCGCATTGCATGTCACGATATTGATATAAATTATTAGCTTAATTTTGTGTTGATATATATATATGAGATCTCTATATATATATATAGTTAAACAAAACGTTGTCTTTTTTTTTCCTTTTGATTTTAGGTTTTGCTGATGTGACATCAGCTTGTTGTGGAAATGGGAAATTAAACGCGGATACTCCATGCCTTCCAATCACGAGATATTGTTCAGACAGAACCAAATAACTCTTCTGGGATCGTTACGGTCATCCCACGGAAGCTGCAGCTCGAACCTTCATCGACCTTATGTTATCTGATGATTCACAATACTCATCTCCTTTAACTCTCACTCAAGTGGTTTCTTCATAATGTCAATATGGGGCTTCGTTGATAAAGACTACGAATCAAGTATATCAATGAAATAAATTTTATTAATTTACTAGTGTTTCTCTCGATTTTTTATAAACCTAATAAGGTTATCAGATGAGCATGCAAACACTATAAGTGTTTCTCTTATGTTGTGGGATTTCGTTCATACAATCGGAAAAGTGTTAATTATACGGTAAGGAACAAATATTTGACTTCATAATGAACGTAAGACACTTAATAAGGGTTATATAGGTGTTATTCAAACAGCAAAACGTTGTTTTCGGTTTAAAAACCCTATTTCCTCGGAATTTCCTCGGAATATTCCGAGGAAATNNNNNNNNNNNNNNNNNNNNNNNNNNNNNNNNNNNNNNNNNNNNNNNNNNNNNNNNNNNNNNNNNNNNNNNNNNNNNNNNNNNNNNNNNNNNNNNNNNNNNNNNNNNNNNNNNNNNNNNNNNNNNNNNNNNNNNNNNNNNNNNNNNNNNNNNNNNNNNNNNNNNNNNNNNNNNNNNNNNNNNNNNNNNNNNNNNNNNNNNNNNNNNNNNNNNNNNNNNNNNNNNNNNNNNNNNNNNNNNNNNNNNNNNNNNNNNNNNNNNNNNNNNNNNNNNNNNNNNNNNNNNNNNNNNNNNNNNNNNNNNNNNNNNNNNNNNNNNNNNNNNNNNNNNNNNNNNNNNNNNNNNNNNNNNNNNNNNNNNNNNNNNNNNNNNNNNNNNNNNNNNNNNNNNNNNNNNNNNNNNNNNNNNNNNNNNNNNNNNNNNNNNNNNNNNNNNNNNNNNNNNNNNNNNNNNNNNNNNNNNNNNNNNNNNNNNNNNNNNNNNNNNNNNNNNNNNNNNNNNNNNNNNNNNNNNNNNNNNNNNNNNNNNNNNNNNNNNNNNNNNNNNNNNNNNNNNNNNNNNNNNNNNNNNNNNNNNNNNNNNNNNNNNNNNNNNNNNNNNNNNNNNNNNNNNNNNNNNNNNNNNNNNNNNNNNNNNNNNNNNNNNNNNNNNNNNNNNNNNNNNNNNNNNNNNNNNNNNNNNNNNNNNNNNNNNNNNNNNNNNNNNNNNNNNNNNNNNNNNNNNNNNNNNNNNNNNNNNNNNNNNNNNNNNNNNNNNNNNNNNNNNNNNNNNNNNNNNNNNNNNNNNNNNNNNNNNNNNNNNNNNNNNNNNNNNNNNNNNNNNNNNNNNNNNNNNNNNNNNNNNNNNNNNNNNNNNNNNNNNNNNNNNNNNNNNNNNNNNNNNNNNNNNNNNNNNNNNNNNNNNNNNNNNNNNNNNNNNNNNNNNNNNNNNNNNNNNNNNNNNNNNNNNNNNNNNNNNNNNNNNNNNNNNNNNNNNNNNNNNNNNNNNNNNNNNNNNNNNNNNNNNNNNNNNNNNNNNNNNNNNNNNNNNNNNNNNNNNNNNNNNNNNNNNNNNNNNNNNNNNNNNNNNNNNNNNNNNNNNNNNNNNNNNNNNNNNNNNNNNNNNNNNNNNNNNNNNNNNNNNNNNNNNNNNNNNNNNNNNNNNNNNNNNNNNNNNNNNNNNNNNNNNNNNNNNNNNNNNNNNNNNNNNNNNNNNNNNNNNNNNNNNNNNNNNNNNNNNNNNNNNNNNNNNNNNNNNNNNNNNNNNNNNNNNNNNNNNNNNNNNNNNNNNNNNNNNNNNNNNNNNNNNNNNNNNNNNNNNNNNNNNNNNNNNNNNNNNNNNNNNNNNNNNNNNNNNNNNNNNNNNNNNNNNNNNNNNNNNNNNNNNNNNNNNNNNNNNNNNNNNNNNNNNNNNNNNNNNNNNNNNNNNNNNNNNNNNNNNNNNNNNNNNNNNNNNNNNNNNNNNNNNNNNNNNNNNNNNNNNNNNNNNNNNNNNNNNNNNNNNNNNNNNNNNNNNNNNNNNNNNNNNNNNNNNNNNNNNNNNNNNNNNNNNNNNNNNNNNNNNNNNNNNNNNNNNNNNNNNNNNNNNNNNNNNNNNNNNNNNNNNNNNNNNNNNNNNNNNNNNNNNNNNNNNNNNNNNNNNNNNNNNNNNNNNNNNNNNNNNNNNNNNNNNNNNNNNNNNNNNNNNNNNNNNNNNNNNNNNNNNN
It encodes:
- the LOC106316447 gene encoding GDSL esterase/lipase At5g55050-like; amino-acid sequence: MPTNKTPSLTIYSLFLGLLWFDYFPGLEAATGKLGSVPGVYVFGDSLVDAGNNNYLAFSVSKANYPHNGVDFPGKRPTGRFSNGKNAADAIAEKFGLPLPPPYLSLRGLFKEKRRKSAAVTGVNFASGGAGIFNSSDQKLGQAIPLSHQVNHWLSIHRQLTNQLGPAETQIHLSKSLFTVVIGSNDLFDYFGSFKLRRKNNPQQYTQLMADKLKEQLKRIHDTGARRFLVVGVAQIGCTPGKREKNSAIHECDEEANTWCSLYNEALVKMLQQLKQELQSSITYSYFDNFKSLHDIISNPARYGFADVTSACCGNGKLNADTPCLPITRYCSDRTK